A single Sylvia atricapilla isolate bSylAtr1 chromosome 11, bSylAtr1.pri, whole genome shotgun sequence DNA region contains:
- the KLF15 gene encoding Krueppel-like factor 15: protein MVDHLLPTDESFSSTRSSLGYFGDMTAGVRSYQMLPSPLSEDDSDSSSFCSCSSPDSQVLSSSYGSTSSAESQDSILDYLLSQASLGNTTASWWDKRRLQPVVKEEYFRLPEFTVDMEDSGPFQPTLEEIEEFLEENMDLELKERPKSETKDLRACSQVSVASLQQKDHMLPSTSLKESKNEQLTSSTEGGQASNGGMTLENGIPVMLQIQPVQVKQESNTSPSSQGPAQENIKIAQLLVNIQGQTFALVPQIVQSSNLNLSSKFVRIAPVPIAAKPIGPGGMIQGQTGIIMGQKFQKNPAAELIKMHKCSFPGCTKMYTKSSHLKAHLRRHTGEKPFACTWPGCGWRFSRSDELSRHRRSHSGVKPYQCPVCEKKFARSDHLSKHVKVHRFPRSNRSVRSVN from the exons ATGGTGGATCACTTGCTGCCTACTGATGAATCGTTTTCATCCACAAGATCTTCTCTTGGATACTTTGGGGACATGACAGCAGGCGTGAGGTCCTACCAAATGCTGCCCTCTCCCCTGTCAGAAGATGACAGTGACTCGTCCAGCTTTTGTTCTTGTTCCAGCCCTGACTCCCAGGTCCTCAGCTCCAGCTATGGAAGCACATCCAGTGCAGAAAGTCAGGACAGTATCTTAGACTATTTATTGTCCCAGGCATCTTTGGGGAACACCACTGCATCATGGTGGGACAAAAGGAGACTTCAGCCAGTAGTGAAAGAGGAATACTTTAGGTTGCCTGAATTTACTGTGGATATGGAAGACTCAGGACCATTTCAGCCCACGCTTGAGGAAATTGAGGAATTTTTGGAGGAGAACATGGACTTGGAGCTCAAAGAAAGACCTAAAAGTGAGACCAAGGACTTGAGAGCTTGCAGCCAGGTTTCTGTTGCTTCGCTGCAGCAAAAAGACCATATGTTACCCAGTACTAGTTTAAAAGAGAGTAAAAATGAACAGTTGACCAGCTCAACGGAAGGTGGCCAAGCTTCAAATGGAGGAATGACCCTGGAGAATGGAATACCGGTTATGCTCCAAATTCAGCCTGTACAGGTCAAACAGGAGTCCAACACAAGCCCCAGTTCCCAAGGACCAGCACAGGAGAACATTAAAATTGCACAGCTCCTAGTCAACATCCAAGGACAGACATTTGCCCTCGTGCCTCAGATAGTTCAGTCATCCAATTTGAACTTGTCCTCTAAATTTGTGCGCATTGCTCCCGTCCCCATTGCCGCCAAGCCAATTGGGCCAGGAGGCATGATCCAGGGGCAGACGGGAATCATCATGGGtcagaaatttcaaaagaaCCCTGCAGCCGAACTCattaaaatgcataaatgtTCTTTTCCTGGTTGCACCAAGATGTACACGAAAAGCAGCCATTTGAAAGCCCACCTGAGGAGGCACACAGGAGAAAAGCCCTTTGCGTGCACGTGGCCGGGTTGTGGATGGAG GTTCTCCAGGTCGGATGAGCTGTCCCGGCACCGGCGCTCCCACTCGGGGGTGAAGCCCTACCAGTGTCCAGTCTGCGAGAAGAAGTTTGCTCGTAGTGACCACTTGTCCAAACATGTCAAGGTGCACCGGTTCCCACGAAGCAACCGCTCCGTCCGCTCCGTGAACTGA